The genomic region GAGTAAGTCAGACCTCCTAACATAGATGACACAGTATATGACCTATATACAAGTCATATATGACCAGGTCAGTAAATGACTTCAGACCAGTAAGTGACAATACATTCACAAAAGAGAAGGATGGTGGTGCGATTCCCAACACCTACATTCTGAAgtctccttgggcaagatactgaaccccaaaacaAACCCAATACAACAAATTCCTTACTATACCGTAAATACCTTTTAAGTGGGCGATAAGACTAGCAAATCTAGGCCATTTACATAGTATTGTAAATACTATACACACATACTCTACATACCGTCCTTATAGATGCTTGGTTGAAATAGTCCCGGTCTTCACTCATTACGTCGTCTTTGGGTTGGGGTAATATTTTGACATGACTGTTTGATAAATGATGCCTATCCACATTTGTCTTATtccttgttttcctctgtgacagGGTGAGAAAGGTGACTCAGGGCTGATGGGACTGCCTGGAGCCAGAGGACCAATTGGGCCAAGGGTAAGATCTACATACAACCCAACATGAAGACACCCATGATGATGAtctcctccttctttctttcactcTGGATATCTCCTATATTATACCTTATATGTATGTTTGATCTTTCCTCTAGGGTTTAGCAGGGTATAAAGGAGAGAAGGTGTGTGACCATGTTATTAAAAATCATTCTCACTGAATTTTATGGAACATGTTTCCTTTTTGATTGAATCTATAAATATTTTATGACACTGTATTCTGCTCCATCAGGGCTCTCGAGGGGATCGTGGTACGAGTGGATTGAAAGGCGACAAGGTGGGCAGAGTTTATCATTAGAGTCCATCTACATACTGTGTGTGCATATACAAAATCTACCATGCTATTATCATTTACTTCTCTGTATCCACAGGGTGGAATGGGTTTCCCAGGAATGCTTGGACAGAAAGTGAGTGACACTTCTTAGAaaagttcatttttttttaccttgaacTTTAGAAATTCATACATTTGACCGAACTGGTTGTTGAGATGGGATTTGATTTGTCACACAGGGTGAAATGGGTCCAAAGGGAGAACCTGGAACCTCAGGAAACAGAGGACCCACTGGTCGACCAGGGAAAAGAGGCAAGCAGGTGAAGTGCTTGTGGGCATGTGACATTATGGTTGCACTGTTTTATTGAAGGAACACAGTATATTGAGTTATAATGTATCTGTGCCTCCATTCTTCAAAGTGCACAGAGCTACTGAGAGAGACATTGGGCAAATGTCAATTTTGAGATTGCCTTTGATATtttgatttacaaaatattCTGTAAAGAAACGCTTTAAATCTGACCGGCTTGTTTTGATTGTGTTTCAGGGAGGGAAAGGAGACACAGGCAGCGTTGGTCCTATGGGACCTGCAGGCCCACATGGACCTCAGGGCCACCCCGGCCCTCCTGGTTCTCCTGCCACAGGTGAGCTCCTTCTGGAGGAAGGCggtttgtgtgtggctctgCACGTTCTCTGTTCCCTGAGAGCCTGTGAAGAGCTGTGCGAAGACAAAAAACACCCGTATCAGCAAAAGGAAGCAGACTCTAGACCAGTGTGCGAGGTAACACCGGTAGTCTTATTTAGCACCGGAGAAACATAATCTCCTGAGGTGAAACCGGACGCTCCCGTCATGACATCATGCGGCTAAAATGGATCTGCAGAAGACGAGCCGCCCCACGGTTCTACAAATACAATGTCACCACATAATTAAAGTGACATTTGTTATCTTCATCAGGTTTCTGCTTGAATTCAGTCGATTGTGTCGGCCTCTTGATAGATGAATCAAAGATAGTTTCACACGCTGCTTCATCACTTGTGTTGTTTACACCAGCTTCGGTATCCGTGTACTCTCCACACTTTGCCTACAGCTCACTGAGCCGGCAGCAGTCTGTCACCTGGCAGTAAACATGTGGTCTGTTTTTTGATTGTTTTCAATGATGACTTTTCTCTCCGCGTGTGTTTAGGTGTGTACATGGTTGCAACAAAGGGAGCACGGGGTCTACCCGGGCCTCCTGGAAAGTGTAGCTGCGGCTCCATCAGCGGGATTGATGATTCTTCTACCAAAGGAAACTATCCCAGAGTACCAGCGGTGAGAATGAATGGTCTTGAATGTAAAAAGCCATGTGAAGTATATTGTCAGGTTAATTATAGGTTCTACACAAATCTGATATTCCGCTCATTGATGTTATTTTCTTGTAAATCTTTAGAAACCTTTGGgttatttggttttaatattgtgtttttgtaattttatttcaatttaaaaagtcTTGACTTGACAGTAATTCTTTTCTCTTCACCTTTTATTCAGATCTTCGTCGTAAGCAATGAGGAAGAGCTGGAGCGCCTTCAGGTCGATAATGCTCTCGCATTCCGCAAAGATCAGAGATCTCTCTATTTCAAAGACATTGATGGCTGGCTGCCCATCCAGGTAGCAGCGCATCCAGCTGAGCTTGGCTTTCTTCTTTGCTGCTGTATTTGCACCCTCGGTTTTCTCATGACTAACCAGGTTTTTTAACCTCTGTAAAAGACTTTTCCATTCCAGCTGACACCGTTCCAATCCATGGAGAACGCACCTGACGATGAAGGTTACTGTGGAGACGGGGTGGTGCAGATTTCCAGCGGGGAGGAGTGCGATGACAGCAATCGAGTCGTCACTGACGGCTGCGTCAGTAAGTCATGCGTCCATGATAAGTTCTTGGTTGTACTTTGCTGTGCACATACAATGTGACCCCTCCACCTCTGTCGTCTCCCCTTACCACAGAATGTAAACACGCCTACTGTGGAGACGGCTATCGCTATGAGGGGGCCGAGGAGTGTGATGGAAAAGACTTTGGATACCAGACATGTAACTCATATCTTCCAGGGTGAGCACAGTGTACAACTGTTTGCTACATGAATAAGGTCCAAGTGTTTTGTTGACATGTCAAACTGAGCACAGGGCGTCTCTCCTCTGGATTTCAGGTCGTATGGTCAGCTCAAGTGCACACCACACTGTGTCATCGACTCCACAAACTGCAAGTACTTCACTTGAGGAGGAAGCTGGACGGCGCAGCGGGATCCTCGGTGTGATgtttccttcacacacacaacaggaatATTTACAcgcaaaaaaaagaacaagtaTCGCTCCAAGCAAGAGACTCTGAAGACAGAGGAAGCCAACGATTCTacgacaaaagaaaaacaaaacttacgtatatacatgtatatctcCTCTGTACTGCTGCTGAGACGCCACGTAGCTCCCTGGAGTTATAGAGCCGGTCAGGGGAGGAGAAAGCCTTCACTTACACATCTGAACCGCACAGGACGACTGCAATCTGCCGTATCAGGCAGGATTAAAGACTGgcctcctcctcaccacgcctGATTGAACCGGACTCGGCCTCTGGATGGGACAGTTGTGTGCGACAGCCATGCAGAGACCTAACTAAGTGCCAGgtggagatgttgcagatgAGCGGTAACGGGGCTTGAGTCGTGTTAATCTTGACCCAGTTACTGTTGAGAAAGAGAGGCAGTAGGACATCCAGGGCCATAGCCCCAGGTTTTCTACTGCAGCGTGAGTGACGGTGCACAGCATTTGCATGAGGCTGGGATTGATAAGTCCATGACAGCGGCTGTCACTATCCAAGCATGTAACCTATCAGTTTGTTCTTTATTACCACATCAAGGTTCAATCTGTGTACTGTCGGTATCACATCACCCATTTCAGTCATCAAGGTAAAAGCAGGCATACGCTACGATCAATACTTTTAGTTAGACATGGAGATCCATGTGATTAAAGTGCATGAAGTACGTACTTGTAGTATTTCAGACTGTTACACCAGGAGGCTGCACATTACAACCTTGTGATGCTACTGTACTTTACACACACGGTTTCATAAATTTTAAAGTAACCTCTCAGGAACCAACAGGTAATGTAGCTCCACATGGCAACGCTCACAGGCGTCCGCCTCCACTCTCTATGTAAATCCCAAAGGCAGTGACTGTACACTGAGGCACACGGGTCGATCGACTAGCGCTCCGACCGATAGGCAGCGCGCGGGCCGGAGAAAACAATCAAGCTCCTTCCCCCGTGCTGCGACGAGAAAcgaaatatactgtatgtgaagGCTTGAAACTGTTATGTTCTTAATAATCACTCACTGCACAGGGAAGGCTGGAATAGTCTGTAGCAGCTAAAAAGGGGGAGGAACCTCAATTCCCCTCTCTTCTATGGTTATTACTGTATTTACTCTATTACCTCTTTATCCAGTCTTTCTGTCTTATGGTATATGCAGCAACCGAGAAGCTCAATGGTAAACTTAACCGTGGAGTTTATGTAGTCTTGCTGTGTGCTGGGCACCAATAGTGAAAAACGACTTTGCCGATATAAGCTGACATTGTTCCATAAGCTACTGTATCAGTCACAGTGCCAAGGGAGAGCTCTTGTTTCTCAGCCATACTCCGATGTAGTCCGGTGTTTCAATctgctgtaaaaacaaaagataaagaTTAAGACTGTTACTGTAAATGTGTCTGCATGCTCGTGATGCCATACTAATCATCGCCACTCATTGTTCCGTCAATCGCTCCTTATTCATCAGCATAGCAGGTGTCTTAAGAAGTGTCAGTTGTGCTCCAGCCAG from Pleuronectes platessa chromosome 10, fPlePla1.1, whole genome shotgun sequence harbors:
- the colq gene encoding acetylcholinesterase collagenic tail peptide isoform X1: MTPLTLGLYLPLWFCCGLAQSSFLEGFVSFPAALRSQEQQQQKRFSPCCLLSPPPPPLFPPPPSHWRRHAHNEGMPNNGPQNEPSNRDKGSACVRGLPGPAGPPGPQGPVGIPGIEGPKGERGEIGRPGQKGRTGTQGLPGKQGSAGWPGPSGPKGEKGDSGLMGLPGARGPIGPRGLAGYKGEKGSRGDRGTSGLKGDKGGMGFPGMLGQKGEMGPKGEPGTSGNRGPTGRPGKRGKQGGKGDTGSVGPMGPAGPHGPQGHPGPPGSPATGVYMVATKGARGLPGPPGKCSCGSISGIDDSSTKGNYPRVPAIFVVSNEEELERLQVDNALAFRKDQRSLYFKDIDGWLPIQTFPFQLTPFQSMENAPDDEGYCGDGVVQISSGEECDDSNRVVTDGCVKCKHAYCGDGYRYEGAEECDGKDFGYQTCNSYLPGSYGQLKCTPHCVIDSTNCKYFT
- the colq gene encoding acetylcholinesterase collagenic tail peptide isoform X2 yields the protein MPNNGPQNEPSNRDKGSACVRGLPGPAGPPGPQGPVGIPGIEGPKGERGEIGRPGQKGRTGTQGLPGKQGSAGWPGPSGPKGEKGDSGLMGLPGARGPIGPRGLAGYKGEKGSRGDRGTSGLKGDKGGMGFPGMLGQKGEMGPKGEPGTSGNRGPTGRPGKRGKQGGKGDTGSVGPMGPAGPHGPQGHPGPPGSPATGVYMVATKGARGLPGPPGKCSCGSISGIDDSSTKGNYPRVPAIFVVSNEEELERLQVDNALAFRKDQRSLYFKDIDGWLPIQTFPFQLTPFQSMENAPDDEGYCGDGVVQISSGEECDDSNRVVTDGCVKCKHAYCGDGYRYEGAEECDGKDFGYQTCNSYLPGSYGQLKCTPHCVIDSTNCKYFT